In Scatophagus argus isolate fScaArg1 chromosome 3, fScaArg1.pri, whole genome shotgun sequence, one genomic interval encodes:
- the slmapa gene encoding sarcolemma associated protein a isoform X9 translates to MEARRRSDVIQTPLPLPVDKVAANTPSMYSQELFQLSQYLQEALHREQMLEQKLATLQRLLANTQEASESSWQALIDEDRLLSRLEVMGSQLQAYSKSQTEEGIRKELLALQEDKHNYETTAKESLRRVLQEKIEVVRKLSEVERSLSNTEDECTHLKEMSERGQEELRELANKYNASVNEIKELTDKIKAAEGRQEELTQRGAMEKRELELRIEEMEEKEQVLQARIEALQADNDFTNERLSALQVRLEQLQEKSIKENNSLDVDIVSHGPVEEPVEDKQSLQTPESQKEDKDEEEDTDTDEGAVGEDEDIHDNCHVNSGGDSTRIQQLIECPPVKQLKETVSSSIHKLANFDEVMDAHLQNNQTTEDNILGSPDRLKGNPMDAKESDMSDTLSPSKDRSSDDTSDGNMDDQELNEPQNRVALLKAELHRAGLEPGDTEQVIHHLHRELLEAQELANTGKQRCLELQALLEDERRSNSQQTEESTKQIQYLQTQLGKLQADMEALREQRESTICTTREELYSAQEEILVLRHAMEAATVEREREIAALQADLGSVRSELEHWRTTAAKYEEEISRLQEAFTQQQQQHNTAMQLQTECVTLQQRCVCLQQDCDSLRAERTALTEKLHRLETELSSTREQSQVLSSSLESLEKREEVLQDKLGSLENQHLQDASRLKTQLDQAQAHTHTLQKEYEDTQSQLLDLRQRYERTEKEKLNIHQELEQCRSSLKLLQDKTSSSGWSPWMPVIAVMVAVTAAILYPNFSKSSST, encoded by the exons tGTTATCCAGACTCCATTACCACTACCTGTAGACAAG GTTGCAGCCAACACTCCCAGTATGTATTCTCAGGAACTGTTCCAGCTCTCCCAGTATCTACAG GAGGCCTTACACAGAGAACAGATGTTGGAGCAGAAGTTAGCCACTCTGCAGCGTCTGCTAGCCAACACTCAGGAGGCCTCAGAGAGCAGCTGGCAG GCTCTGATCGATGAAGACCGTCTGCTCTCCAGACTGGAGGTGATGGGCAGTCAGCTACAGGCTTACTCTAAG TCCCAGACGGAGGAAGGGATCCGTAAGGAGCTCTTGGCTCTTCAGGAGGACAAACACAACTATGAGACGACGGCGAAGGAGTCTCTGAGGAGAGTCCTGCAGGAGAAGATCGAGGTGGTCAGGAAGCTGTCAGAGGTGGAG CGCTCTCTGAGTAACACGGAGGATGAGTGCACCCACCTGAAGGAGATGTCTGAGAGGGgccaggaggagctgagggagcTCGCCAACAAGTACAACGCCTCTGTCAACGAGATCAAAGAGCTCACAGACAAAATTAAG gcagCGGAGGGCCGGCAGGAGGAGCTGACACAGCGGGGAGCGATGGAGAAGAGGGAGTTGGAGCTGCGGAttgaggagatggaggagaaggagcaggttCTCCAGGCTCGCATCGAAGCTCTGCAGGCTGACAACGACTTTACCAACGAGAGGCTCTCCGCCCTGCAGg tgCGGTTAGAACAGCTACAAGAGAAAAGCATTAAAGAGAACAACAGTCTGG ATGTCGACATTGTCTCCCACGGACCAGTAGAGGAGCCTGTCGAGGACAAACAGAGCCTACAGACACCTGAGAGCCAGAAGGAAGacaaggatgaggaggaggatacAGACACCGATGAGGGTGCAGTTGGTGAAGATGAAGATATTCATG acaaCTGTCATGTTAACAGCGGAGGAGACTCGACTAGAATCCAACAGTTGATTGAGTGTCCGC CCGTCAAACAGCTGAAGGAGACTGTAAGCTCTTCAATTCACAAACTGGCCAACTTCGACG aAGTGATGGATGCACACCTACAGAACAACCAGACGACAGAAGACAACATCCTGGGCAGCCCTGATCGACTCAAAG GGAATCCAATGGATGCCAAAGAGTCAGACATGTCAGACACTCTGAGTCCCAGCAAAGACCGCAGCAGTGACGATACGTCAG acgGCAACATGGACGACCAGGAGCTGAATGAACCACAGAACAGAGTAGCTCTGCTCAAAG CTGAGTTGCATCGGGCTGGTCTAGAGCCTGGAGACACAGAGCAGGTCATCCACCATCTCCACAGGGAGCTTCTGGAGGCCCAGGAATTAGCCAACACTGGCAAGCAGAGATGTCTGGAGCTACAAG cTCTGCTAGAAGACGAGAGGAGGAGCAACTCTCAGCAGACTGAAGAGTCGACCAAACAGATCCAGTACCTGCAGA ctcaGCTCGGGAAGCTGCAGGCTGACATGGAGGCACTgagggagcagagggagagcacCATCTGCACCACCAGAGAGGAGCTCTACTCCGCCCAGGAGGAG ATTCTCGTCCTGCGGCACGCCATGGAGGCAGCCACGGTGGAGCGGGAACGGGAGATCGCCGCCCTGCAGGCCGACTTGGGCAGCGTGCGGTCTGAACTGGAGCACTGGAGGACCACGGCCGCCAAGTACGAGGAGGAGATCAGCCGGCTGCAGGAGGccttcacacagcagcagcagcagcacaacactgccatgcagctgcaga cggAGTGTGTTACCTTGCAGcagcggtgtgtgtgtttgcagcaggACTGTGACAGCCTGAGAGCTGAACGGACGGCTCTTACGGAGAAACTGCACCGCCTGGAGACTGAGCTGAGCAG TACCAGAGAGCAGAGCCAGGTCCTCAGTAGCAGTCTGGAGTCTctggagaagagggaggaggttCTGCAGGACAAACTGGGTTCTCTGGAGAATCAACACCTGCAGGATGCAAGCAGGCTGAAGACTCAGCTGGACCAGGCCcaggcccacacacacacactgcagaaagag tatgAAGACACGCAGTCCCAGCTGTTGGACCTCCGTCAGCGCTATGAGagaacagagaaggagaagctgaaCATCCACCAGGAGCTGGAGCAGTGCAGGAGCAgcctgaagctgctgcaggacaAGACCAGCTCC
- the slmapa gene encoding sarcolemma associated protein a isoform X10, whose translation MYSQELFQLSQYLQEALHREQMLEQKLATLQRLLANTQEASESSWQALIDEDRLLSRLEVMGSQLQAYSKSQTEEGIRKELLALQEDKHNYETTAKESLRRVLQEKIEVVRKLSEVERSLSNTEDECTHLKEMSERGQEELRELANKYNASVNEIKELTDKIKAAEGRQEELTQRGAMEKRELELRIEEMEEKEQVLQARIEALQADNDFTNERLSALQVRLEQLQEKSIKENNSLDVDIVSHGPVEEPVEDKQSLQTPESQKEDKDEEEDTDTDEGAVGEDEDIHDNCHVNSGGDSTRIQQLIECPPVKQLKETVSSSIHKLANFDEVMDAHLQNNQTTEDNILGSPDRLKGNPMDAKESDMSDTLSPSKDRSSDDTSDGNMDDQELNEPQNRVALLKAELHRAGLEPGDTEQVIHHLHRELLEAQELANTGKQRCLELQALLEDERRSNSQQTEESTKQIQYLQTQLGKLQADMEALREQRESTICTTREELYSAQEEILVLRHAMEAATVEREREIAALQADLGSVRSELEHWRTTAAKYEEEISRLQEAFTQQQQQHNTAMQLQTECVTLQQRCVCLQQDCDSLRAERTALTEKLHRLETELSSTREQSQVLSSSLESLEKREEVLQDKLGSLENQHLQDASRLKTQLDQAQAHTHTLQKEYEDTQSQLLDLRQRYERTEKEKLNIHQELEQCRSSLKLLQDKTSSSGWSPWMPVIAVMVAVTAAILYPNFSKSSST comes from the exons ATGTATTCTCAGGAACTGTTCCAGCTCTCCCAGTATCTACAG GAGGCCTTACACAGAGAACAGATGTTGGAGCAGAAGTTAGCCACTCTGCAGCGTCTGCTAGCCAACACTCAGGAGGCCTCAGAGAGCAGCTGGCAG GCTCTGATCGATGAAGACCGTCTGCTCTCCAGACTGGAGGTGATGGGCAGTCAGCTACAGGCTTACTCTAAG TCCCAGACGGAGGAAGGGATCCGTAAGGAGCTCTTGGCTCTTCAGGAGGACAAACACAACTATGAGACGACGGCGAAGGAGTCTCTGAGGAGAGTCCTGCAGGAGAAGATCGAGGTGGTCAGGAAGCTGTCAGAGGTGGAG CGCTCTCTGAGTAACACGGAGGATGAGTGCACCCACCTGAAGGAGATGTCTGAGAGGGgccaggaggagctgagggagcTCGCCAACAAGTACAACGCCTCTGTCAACGAGATCAAAGAGCTCACAGACAAAATTAAG gcagCGGAGGGCCGGCAGGAGGAGCTGACACAGCGGGGAGCGATGGAGAAGAGGGAGTTGGAGCTGCGGAttgaggagatggaggagaaggagcaggttCTCCAGGCTCGCATCGAAGCTCTGCAGGCTGACAACGACTTTACCAACGAGAGGCTCTCCGCCCTGCAGg tgCGGTTAGAACAGCTACAAGAGAAAAGCATTAAAGAGAACAACAGTCTGG ATGTCGACATTGTCTCCCACGGACCAGTAGAGGAGCCTGTCGAGGACAAACAGAGCCTACAGACACCTGAGAGCCAGAAGGAAGacaaggatgaggaggaggatacAGACACCGATGAGGGTGCAGTTGGTGAAGATGAAGATATTCATG acaaCTGTCATGTTAACAGCGGAGGAGACTCGACTAGAATCCAACAGTTGATTGAGTGTCCGC CCGTCAAACAGCTGAAGGAGACTGTAAGCTCTTCAATTCACAAACTGGCCAACTTCGACG aAGTGATGGATGCACACCTACAGAACAACCAGACGACAGAAGACAACATCCTGGGCAGCCCTGATCGACTCAAAG GGAATCCAATGGATGCCAAAGAGTCAGACATGTCAGACACTCTGAGTCCCAGCAAAGACCGCAGCAGTGACGATACGTCAG acgGCAACATGGACGACCAGGAGCTGAATGAACCACAGAACAGAGTAGCTCTGCTCAAAG CTGAGTTGCATCGGGCTGGTCTAGAGCCTGGAGACACAGAGCAGGTCATCCACCATCTCCACAGGGAGCTTCTGGAGGCCCAGGAATTAGCCAACACTGGCAAGCAGAGATGTCTGGAGCTACAAG cTCTGCTAGAAGACGAGAGGAGGAGCAACTCTCAGCAGACTGAAGAGTCGACCAAACAGATCCAGTACCTGCAGA ctcaGCTCGGGAAGCTGCAGGCTGACATGGAGGCACTgagggagcagagggagagcacCATCTGCACCACCAGAGAGGAGCTCTACTCCGCCCAGGAGGAG ATTCTCGTCCTGCGGCACGCCATGGAGGCAGCCACGGTGGAGCGGGAACGGGAGATCGCCGCCCTGCAGGCCGACTTGGGCAGCGTGCGGTCTGAACTGGAGCACTGGAGGACCACGGCCGCCAAGTACGAGGAGGAGATCAGCCGGCTGCAGGAGGccttcacacagcagcagcagcagcacaacactgccatgcagctgcaga cggAGTGTGTTACCTTGCAGcagcggtgtgtgtgtttgcagcaggACTGTGACAGCCTGAGAGCTGAACGGACGGCTCTTACGGAGAAACTGCACCGCCTGGAGACTGAGCTGAGCAG TACCAGAGAGCAGAGCCAGGTCCTCAGTAGCAGTCTGGAGTCTctggagaagagggaggaggttCTGCAGGACAAACTGGGTTCTCTGGAGAATCAACACCTGCAGGATGCAAGCAGGCTGAAGACTCAGCTGGACCAGGCCcaggcccacacacacacactgcagaaagag tatgAAGACACGCAGTCCCAGCTGTTGGACCTCCGTCAGCGCTATGAGagaacagagaaggagaagctgaaCATCCACCAGGAGCTGGAGCAGTGCAGGAGCAgcctgaagctgctgcaggacaAGACCAGCTCC